A region from the Kazachstania africana CBS 2517 chromosome 11, complete genome genome encodes:
- the KAP123 gene encoding karyopherin KAP123 (similar to Saccharomyces cerevisiae KAP123 (YER110C); ancestral locus Anc_7.408): MDQQFIAQLEQTLGAIVQPNSAGLKEATKALQTQFYTQPTSVPCLIHILQNSNDDAIKQLAGVEARKMIPKHWNALEDSVKSQIKASLLQTAFSEPKEIIRHGNARVIAAIGTEEMESNKWPDLVPSLIQAASGEDAATRQTSIFILLSLLEDFTPAFIVYIDDFLNLFSQTINDTASLETRSLSAQALNHVSALIEEQDSINPQQAAKFSSLIPSVVNVLEAVIKADDTSNAKQIFNCLNDFLLLDSKLTGNTIVDLIKLTVQIAMNTQIDEDVRVFAVQFIISALSYRKSKVSQGKLGPEITLMALKVAAEEVDVDDELNNEDETNENEENTPSLTAVRLLAFLSSELPPSQVSAIIIEHLPAMLQSSNPFERRAIMLAISVAVSGSPDYILSQFDKIIPATITALKDTEPVVRLAALKCIHQMTVDLQDEVAKFHEEYLPLIIDIIDSAKFATIYHYATVALDGLLEFIAYDAIAKYLEPLMNKLFLMLDNTNSSKLKCAVVSAIGSAAFASGSAFIPYFKSSVQYLEQFTQNCSNIEGMTEDDIELRAMTFENISTMARAVRSDAFSEFAEPLVNSAYEAIKTDSARLRESGYAFIANLAKVYGENFSSFLATILPEIFKTLELDEYQFNFDGDVDDLTAFTEGASEEELQNKFTVNTGISYEKEVAAAALSELALGTKQHFLPYIEQSLKVLNEQVDESYGLRETALNTIWNVVKAVLLASKAVPESYPKGVVGGSYVDANVLSVIKNAREICMNIVNDEFETSMIITIFEDFANMIKQFGAIIIMDNGDSSSLEALCVQVLQVLSGTHTCQTIDLEEDAPKDEELDASETEATLQDVALEVLVSLSHALAGDFAKIFENFKPVVLSLFQSKSKNKRSSAVGAVSELALGMKEHNPFIQEMLEGLIIRLTSDKSLEVRGNAAYGVGLLCEYASFDVSSIYEPVLKALYELLSVADQKVAEDEEVTREIIDRAYANASGCVARMALKHENLIPLEQTIPALLAHLPLNTGFEEYTPIFELIMKLYQNNVSALTNETPKVVDVFASIFTKENERIKLEQESTLGREENMERLKQFQTEEMKQKVIELLKYFNSTYNGIIAQNTVLAGVIA; encoded by the coding sequence ATGGACCAACAATTTATAGCTCAGCTCGAACAAACCTTGGGTGCTATCGTTCAGCCAAACTCTGCTGGGTTAAAGGAAGCTACTAAAGCCTTACAAACCCAATTTTACACACAACCAACTTCTGTTCCATGTTTGATTCacattttacaaaatagtAACGATGATGCTATCAAGCAATTAGCCGGTGTTGAAGCCAGAAAGATGATTCCAAAGCACTGGAACGCTTTAGAGGATTCAGTAAAGTCTCAGATCAAAGCTTCCTTGTTACAAACCGCTTTTAGCGAAccaaaagaaattattcGTCACGGTAACGCTCGTGTCATTGCTGCTATTGGTActgaagaaatggaaagtAACAAATGGCCTGATTTAGTTCCAAGCTTGATTCAAGCTGCTTCTGGAGAAGATGCTGCCACTAGACAAACTTCAATCTTCATCTTATTATCACTACTAGAAGACTTCACTCCTGCTTTCATTGTTTACATCGACGATTTCTTAAACCTATTCTCTCAAACTATCAATGATACCGCTTCCTTAGAAACCAGATCTTTATCTGCTCAAGCATTGAACCATGTCTCTGCTTTAATTGAGGAACAAGACAGTATTAACCCCCAACAAGCCgctaaattttcttctttgattccTTCCGTTGTTAACGTCTTAGAAGCAGTTATCAAGGCCGATGACACCAGTAATGCTAAGCAAATTTTCAACTGTCTAAATGACttcttattattagatTCTAAACTAACTGGTAACACAATCGTtgatttgatcaaattaaCTGTACAAATTGCCATGAATACtcaaattgatgaagatgtcaGAGTTTTTGCTGTCCAATTCATCATCTCTGCTTTATCTTACAGAAAATCTAAGGTTTCTCAAGGTAAATTAGGTCCAGAAATCACCTTAATGGCTCTAAAGGTTGCTGCTGAAGAAGTCGACGTTGATGACGAATTAaacaatgaagatgaaaccaatgaaaatgaggaAAACACTCCATCTTTAACCGCTGTTAGATTACTTGCTTTCCTTTCATCTGAATTACCACCATCTCAAGTTTCTGCCATCATTATTGAACATTTACCAGCTATGTTACAATCTTCTAACCCATTCGAAAGAAGGGCTATCATGCTTGCCATTTCTGTCGCAGTCAGTGGATCTCCAGATTATATTCTTTCTCAATTCGACAAGATCATCCCAGCTACCATCACTGCATTAAAGGATACCGAACCAGTTGTTAGATTAGCTGCTTTGAAATGTATTCACCAAATGACTGTTGACTTGCAAGACGAAGTTGCCAAATTCCACGAAGAATACTTACCATTAATTATAGATATCATCGATTCTGCCAAATTCGCCACTATTTACCACTATGCTACAGTTGCTTTAGATGGTTTACTTGAATTCATTGCTTACGATGCTATTGCTAAATACTTAGAACCATTAATGAACAAATTGTTCTTAATGTTAGACAACACTAACTCCTCTAAACTAAAATGCGCAGTCGTTTCTGCCATCGGTTCTGCTGCTTTCGCTTCGGGTTCTGCTTTCATTCCATACTTCAAATCAAGCGTTCAATATTTGGAACAATTTACCCAAAACTGTTCTAACATTGAAGGCATGACAGAAGATGACATCGAATTAAGAGCCATGACTTTTGAAAACATTTCCACAATGGCTAGAGCTGTCAGATCTGACGCTTTCTCCGAATTCGCTGAACCATTAGTCAATTCTGCTTATGAAGCCATCAAGACTGACTCTGCAAGATTAAGAGAATCCGGTTATGCCTTCATTGCTAACTTGGCCAAGGTTTACGgtgaaaacttttcttcattcttAGCTACCATCTTaccagaaattttcaagactTTAGAATTAGATGAATACCAATTTAACTTTGACGGCGATGTTGATGACTTAACTGCCTTTACTGAGGGTGCtagtgaagaagaactgCAAAACAAATTCACTGTCAATACCGGTATCTCTTATGAAAAAGAGGTTGCCGCTGCTGCCTTATCTGAATTAGCTTTAGGTACCAAACAACATTTCTTACCATACATCGAACAATCTTTGAAGGTATTAAATGAACAAGTCGATGAATCTTATGGTTTAAGAGAAACTGCTTTGAATACCATTTGGAATGTTGTTAAGGCCGTTTTATTAGCTTCCAAGGCTGTCCCAGAATCATATCCAAAGGGTGTTGTCGGTGGTTCTTATGTTGACGCTAATGTCCTCTCTGTCATCAAAAACGCCAGAGAAATTTGCATGAACATAGTCAATGACGAATTCGAAACTTCTATGATTATCActatatttgaagattttgcTAACATGATCAAGCAGTTCGGTGCTATCATTATCATGGATAATGGTGATTCTTCCAGTTTAGAAGCTCTTTGTGTTCAAGTCTTACAAGTTTTAAGTGGTACTCATACTTGTCAAACCATTGACTTAGAAGAAGACGCTCCAAaggatgaagaattagatgCTTCCGAAACTGAAGCCACTTTGCAAGACGTTGCCTTAGAGGTTTTAGTCAGCTTATCTCATGCCTTAGCTGGTGATTTTGCCAAGATCttcgaaaatttcaagCCTGTTGTCCTAAGTTTATTCCAATCCAAATCTAAGAACAAGAGATCATCCGCCGTTGGTGCTGTCTCTGAATTAGCTTTAGGTATGAAGGAACACAACCCattcattcaagaaatgttAGAAGGCTTGATTATCAGATTAACCAGTGACAAGTCTTTAGAAGTTAGAGGTAACGCTGCATACGGTGTTGGTCTCCTCTGTGAATATGCTTCCTTTGACGTTTCTTCCATCTACGAACCTGTCTTAAAGGCTCTTTACGAATTATTAAGTGTTGCTGACCAAAAGGTAGCTGAAGACGAAGAAGTTACCAGAGAAATCATCGACAGGGCCTACGCTAATGCCAGCGGTTGTGTTGCAAGAATGGCTTTGAAGCATGAAAACTTAATTCCATTAGAACAAACCATTCCAGCATTATTGGCACACTTACCATTAAATACCGGTTTTGAAGAATACACTCcaatctttgaattgataatgaaactATATCAAAACAATGTTTCTGCTTTAACTAATGAAACTCCAAAGGTTGTTGATGTCTTCGCTAGTATTTTCaccaaagaaaatgaaagaatcaaattGGAACAAGAATCTACATTGGGTAGAGAAGAAAACATGGAAAGATTAAAGCAATTCCAAACCGAAgaaatgaaacaaaaagttattgaattattgaaatacTTTAACAGTACATACAACGGTATCATTGCTCAAAACACTGTCCTAGCCGGTGTCATTGCTtga
- the GLE2 gene encoding RNA export factor GLE2 (similar to Saccharomyces cerevisiae GLE2 (YER107C); ancestral locus Anc_7.405) — protein sequence MSFFQRSSTSTGTSLTMATEKDLANDIVIPNPAEDSISDIAFSSQRDFLFAVSSWDGKVRIWDVQNGVAQGRSQYDHAGPVLCTRWSSDGTKVASGACDNTVKLFDVASGQAQQVGNHDGPVKTLRFVNCGPTNQECLVTGSWDKTIKYWDLRQPTPISTMMMPDRVYTMDNKQQLLVVGTAEKHIAIINLNNPTTIFKATQSPLKWQTRVVACYNQGDGYAIGSVEGRCAIRYVDDEVQKKSGFSFKCHRQNSTTRAAGAQGQTIVYSVNSIAFHPIYGTFVTAGSDGSFHFWDKDHRHRLRGFPSLNASIPVVNFNRNGSVLAIALSYDWHQGHMANRPDYPNVIRLHPTTDDEVKEKRKK from the coding sequence ATGTCCTTTTTTCAACGGTCGAGCACTTCAACGGGAACAAGTCTTACAATGGCAACGGAGAAGGATTTGGCGAATGATATAGTGATACCAAACCCAGCAGAAGATTCGATTAGTGATATTGCATTCTCTTCCCAACGGGATTTTCTATTCGCAGTAAGTTCCTGGGACGGTAAAGTTAGAATTTGGGATGTCCAAAATGGTGTTGCCCAGGGTCGTTCACAATATGACCATGCAGGACCTGTTTTATGCACAAGATGGAGCAGTGATGGAACAAAAGTAGCATCCGGTGCATGTGATAATACCGTAAAACTGTTTGACGTAGCAAGTGGACAAGCGCAACAAGTAGGGAACCATGATGGTCCGGTGAAGACATTGAGATTCGTCAATTGCGGTCCTACAAATCAAGAATGTTTGGTCACAGGTTCATGGGATAAGACTATAAAATACTGGGATCTTAGACAACCAACTCCAATATcgacgatgatgatgccTGATAGGGTATATACAATGGATAATAAGCAACAATTACTTGTTGTAGGAACAGCAGAAAAACATATTGCCATAATCAACCTCAATAATCCGACGACGATATTTAAAGCAACGCAATCGCCTTTAAAATGGCAAACTAGGGTTGTTGCATGTTATAACCAAGGTGATGGGTATGCAATTGGTTCGGTCGAAGGTAGATGTGCAATAAGATACGTTGATGATGAAGTACAAAAGAAGTCAGGATTCTCGTTCAAATGTCATAGACAGAATAGTACTACTAGGGCAGCAGGTGCTCAAGGTCAAACAATCGTTTACTCTGTTAATAGTATAGCTTTCCATCCAATATACGGCACTTTTGTAACTGCGGGTAGTGATGGTTCATTCCATTTCTGGGATAAAGATCATAGGCACAGGTTGAGAGGTTTCCCGTCATTGAATGCATCTATTCCTGTAGTAAATTTCAACAGAAATGGTTCTGTTCTAGCTATTGCATTAAGTTATGATTGGCACCAAGGCCATATGGCTAACAGACCAGATTATCCTAATGTTATTAGGCTGCATCCTACGACGGACGATGAggtcaaagaaaagaggaagaagtaG
- the MAM1 gene encoding Mam1p (similar to Saccharomyces cerevisiae MAM1 (YER106W); ancestral locus Anc_7.402) — MKDHTNKYRAMKVKKRSSNGGPLHTIDNNVPVKKRNLSNKNSLILQEFEEKQSDDDCVPARLDSDMAEYQKLQELQYLQNSMQDANVSSHGTNILPLNKRTLKQLQTQIFQLETSKFDCSHFLCSKANMETIEFSRLWFLFELEMSYDGKINLRNDCYYNKVYFTLDNHWEQSNCLALEHNKGYPIIPLAQLLIPKLDFEPSRIDDLDVYMETVIDNSLLAPRKKKIPPTLLFQRNVIDIFEDVPPIDTKNILRNDSTSFTSSTKSENDQKNINKEFLNSRKVRYFE, encoded by the coding sequence ATGAAGGATCATACTAACAAGTATAGAGCTATGAAggtaaagaaaagaagctCAAATGGAGGGCCATTGCATAcaattgataataatgTACCagtgaagaagagaaacctgtcaaataaaaattcgttaatattacaagaatttgaagaaaaacagTCAGATGACGACTGCGTTCCTGCCAGACTAGATAGTGACATGGCTGAATATCAGAAGTTACAGGAATTACAATATCTACAAAATTCTATGCAGGATGCAAATGTCAGTTCCCATGGAACGAACATTTTACCGTTAAATAAGAGAACATTAAAACAATTACAAACCCAAATATTTCAGTTAGAAACATCAAAGTTCGATTGTTcacattttctttgtagtAAAGCAAATATGGAAACGATCGAGTTTTCAAGATTATGGTTCTTATTTGAACTAGAAATGAGTTACGACGGGAAAATAAACTTAAGAAATGATTGCTACTATAATAAAGTTTATTTCACCCTAGACAACCATTGGGAGCAAAGTAACTGTCTCGCTCTCGAACACAATAAAGGATATCCAATTATTCCCCTGGCACAACTATTGATACCCAAATTAGACTTCGAACCAAGTCGTATCGATGATCTAGACGTTTATATGGAAACCGTTATCGACAATTCGCTCTTGGCCCcaaggaaaaagaaaattccaCCAACGCTATTATTTCAAAGGAATGTAATCGACATCTTTGAAGATGTGCCCCCAATTGATaccaaaaatattttacgTAACGATTCAACTTCTTTTACGAGTTCAACTAAATCTGAGAatgatcaaaaaaatatcaacaaGGAATTTTTGAACTCTAGAAAAGTTAGGTATTTCGAATGa
- the KAFR0K01910 gene encoding LisH domain-containing protein (similar to Saccharomyces cerevisiae FLO8 (YER109C); ancestral locus Anc_7.406), translated as MASSAFHVGNNASSSEFQQQRSQIESELHDLQQPQYQHNSDGGNVRAPLPTVNESYLTKHEEQMAKLKKALNNYIYDFLRKSELDNTASAFAEECDISENEYLSNLGNNNDGDLLAESIVNTPQGFLYEWWQIFWDLFNATTRRCGTESVCQYHDIIIQQQKKDMHFRNMASHAAKLQHIAEQKGTFRGENLDPMVFAILASGGLSDSSPAVMTDFQVATMSNEAALPNGSSNGTSVDMFLNPSSNSILPFNVPFIPPHHPVYNANMPTAGPSGILNAPTSFAGGKPVYSTYPMQNLSRPDNSMYDNSDGNVDANNGGMDSATSSNMFNSNTIQKTIPKARSGTNLKTTHLKRATKSSKHHDGQSPVHAVNTIIEGEVRNNAEQYSNHNNMSPHSRTIFDNDLTARNGSKSKGSASSLSLDKEMMEEVKHSSPAADAAIITNRPSSYSFNNVNIPSFSNKPIASSPLYIVNDFHDVTTTNSSPRSTDNLPRKALNKGAKKKKRQSITTTSFSVAPTSTSTTDSLKSSQPRNKSYGNFSSIKFASNRTKNNLRTKSKSNTKHSSQVRNAPQNSNTDNKGSITSRSMFSLHDTQGSPLHDTRPLSHDTYNPVDYHFNNNAAEDLLVMNSVLPERNFLNSIDPHQNTDNNDGKVNPSNEGLSIIDRKDTTDATVTNSEHEKPTTSEDKTGTRDTADNNNNQMSIDNVDIHDYDLDILGSAAGDFNLENWR; from the coding sequence ATGGCTTCCTCCGCCTTTCATGTGGGAAATAATGCATCTTCGTCTGAATTTCAGCAGCAACGTAGTCAGATAGAATCTGAACTGCACGATCTCCAGCAGCCACAATACCAGCATAATAGTGATGGAGGTAATGTAAGGGCTCCATTACCAACGGTCAATGAGTCTTATTTGACGAAGCATGAAGAACAGATGGCCAAATTAAAGAAAGCATTGAATAATTATATTTACGACTTCTTAAGAAAGTCTGAATTAGATAACACTGCATCTGCATTTGCTGAAGAATGTGATATCTCAGAAAATGAGTATCTGTCAAATCTTGGAAACAATAATGATGGTGATCTATTGGCAGAATCTATTGTGAATACGCCGCAAGGTTTTCTTTATGAATGGTGGCAGATCTTTTGGGATCTATTCAATGCAACAACACGTAGATGTGGTACAGAGAGCGTATGTCAGTATcatgatattattatccaACAACAAAAGAAGGATATGCATTTTAGAAATATGGCTTCCCATGCAGCAAAATTGCAACACATCGCAGAACAGAAGGGAACTTTTAGAGGTGAGAATCTTGATCCAATGGTGTTTGCAATACTGGCATCAGGTGGATTGTCCGACTCTTCCCCAGCTGTAATGACAGATTTTCAGGTCGCGACTATGAGCAATGAGGCCGCATTGCCAAACGGCTCTAGCAACGGGACTTCGGTCGATATGTTTCTTAATCCTAGTTCTAATAGTATATTGCCCTTTAATGTTCCATTTATTCCACCACATCATCCCGTGTACAATGCAAATATGCCGACGGCTGGGCCAAGTGGTATCCTTAATGCTCCTACTTCGTTTGCCGGTGGAAAGCCAGTTTACTCAACTTACCCAATGCAAAATTTATCGCGGCCAGATAACTCAATGTATGATAACTCAGACGGTAATGTAGATGCCAATAATGGTGGCATGGACAGTGCAACTTCTTCAAACATGTTTAATTCGAATACGATACAGAAAACGATACCAAAGGCTCGCTCCGGTACTAACCTAAAAACTACTCATCTAAAACGAGCAACAAAGTCATCAAAGCATCATGATGGTCAATCTCCAGTCCATGCTGTTAATACAATTATTGAGGGAGAGGTGAGGAATAATGCTGAGCAATATTCAAATCACAATAATATGTCTCCCCATTCTCGAACTATTTTTGACAATGATTTGACAGCAAGAAATGGTTCAAAGAGTAAAGGGTCtgcatcttcattatctttagACAAGGAAATGATGGAAGAGGTAAAACACTCTTCGCCTGCCGCCGATGCTGCTATAATCACCAATAGGCCTAGTTCATACTCATTTAACAATGTGAATATTCCGAGTTTCAGTAATAAACCAATAGCATCTAGTCCTTTATATATTGTGAACGATTTTCATGATGTTACTACAACGAATAGTTCTCCTCGATCTACTGATAATCTACCAAGAAAGGCATTAAATAAAGGTGcgaaaaagaagaaaagacaAAGTATAACAACTACATCCTTTTCTGTAGCGCCAACGTCCACGTCCACAACGGATAGTTTGAAATCAAGTCAACCTAGGAACAAATCCTAcggaaatttttcaagtatAAAATTTGCAAGTAACAGGACCAAGAACAATCTCCGTACGAAATCGAAATCAAATACGAAGCACAGTTCTCAAGTGAGAAATGCTCCTCAAAATTCTAATACAGATAATAAAGGCAGCATCACTTCTCGTAGTATGTTTAGCCTGCACGATACTCAAGGCTCGCCTTTACACGACACGCGGCCTTTATCTCACGATACATACAATCCTGTCGACTACCATTTCAATAACAATGCTGCTGAGGACCTACTAGTAATGAACTCGGTTTTACCTGAACGAAATTTCCTCAATTCTATCGATCCTCATCAAAATACAGACAATAACGACGGGAAGGTAAACCCCTCAAACGAAGGATTAAGCATTATAGATAGAAAAGATACTACCGACGCCACAGTGACTAATAGTGAGCATGAGAAGCCTACGACCTCGGAAGACAAAACTGGCACAAGGGACACGGCcgacaacaacaacaaccaAATGAGCATAGATAACGTAGACATTCATGATTATGATCTAGACATACTAGGCTCGGCAGCAGGAGATTTTAATCTTGAAAACTGGCGTTAA
- the KAFR0K01880 gene encoding autophagy-related protein 8 (similar to Saccharomyces cerevisiae ATG8 (YBL078C); ancestral locus Anc_7.400) — MRSSFKTEFDFEKRKAEAERITSRFKNRIPVICEKAEKSDVPEIDKRKYLVPDDLTVGQFIYVIRKRILLPPEKAIFIFVNDTLPPTAALMSTVYQEHKDMDGFLYVTYSGENTFGNAL; from the coding sequence ATGAGGTCTAGTTTTAAAACAGagtttgattttgaaaagaggaAAGCTGAAGCTGAGAGGATAACAAGCAGGTTCAAGAATAGAATCCCAGTTATATGTGAGAAAGCTGAAAAGTCTGACGTACCAGAAATTGATAAGAGGAAATATTTAGTACCTGATGACTTGACTGTTGGTCAGTTTATCTACGTTATAAGAAAAAGGATTCTTCTACCACCGGAAAAGGCGatattcatatttgtaAATGATACTCTACCTCCAACAGCGGCTCTAATGTCTACTGTATACCAAGAACATAAGGACATGGATGGGTTCCTGTACGTTACTTATTCTGGCGAAAACACTTTCGGTAATGCGTTATAG
- the RTT105 gene encoding Rtt105p (similar to Saccharomyces cerevisiae RTT105 (YER104W); ancestral locus Anc_7.399) → MAEQNSTHDFETSLNNMEPNMNIPSDPPEPSLSEQTTPQKTASNSELSSSAPRSIVGDIISNRSKKSSFPTSSPIFNNEKKAAQRNRTRQSRRETSTLQKRGGLDAMEKFIMESEQRDEMENLNLQAMNHSIPFDHITTLEEEQREQIELEDDDLLQFIEHREEYERELEQLLSEFSVT, encoded by the coding sequence ATGGCAGAACAGAATAGTACCcatgattttgaaacttcGCTCAACAACATGGAACCCAATATGAATATACCGTCTGATCCTCCAGAACCATCTTTAAGTGAGCAAACAACGCCTCAAAAGACAGCCAGTAACTCTGAACTGAGTAGTAGTGCACCAAGATCGATAGTGGGCGATATCATATCGAATAGGTCCAAAAAATCTTCGTTCCCCACGTCATCTCCTATATTTAATAACGAAAAGAAAGCAGCGCAACGCAATAGAACTAGACAATCAAGAAGAGAAACATCTACTCTACAGAAAAGGGGTGGATTGGACGCAATGGAGAAGTTCATAATGGAAAGTGAGCAAAGAGACGAGATGGAGAACTTGAATTTGCAGGCAATGAACCATTCTATCCCCTTTGATCACATCACTACActggaagaagaacaacGAGAACAAATCGAgcttgaagatgatgatttgCTACAGTTTATAGAACACAGAGAGGAATATGAACGTGAATTAGAGCAACTGTTGAGTGAGTTTTCTGTCACGTGA